The segment CCGCTGGACGGGGTGCTCGCCCCGATCGGGGTGCGGCGGCTGCGTGCGGAGGTCACCGACGTCGACCTTCCGGGGCGGCGGGTGCTCCTCGCCGGCCCGGCGGGGCCGGTTCCGTTCGACCGGCTCGTGCTGGCCACCGGCAGCCGGGTGCGCAAGCCCGCGCTGCCGGGGGCCGGCGCCCTGCACTACATCGACACCCTCGACGAGGCACACGCCCTGGACCGGCGGCTGCGCTCGCTGGCCGGACTCCCCGACACCCCGGGCCGGTTCACGGTCGTCGTGGTCGGCTCGGGTCTGGCGGGCGTCGAGCTCGCCGGGACCCTGCCCGAGCGGCTGGCGGCGTACCCCGGTGCGCGGATCGTCCTCGTCGAACGGGCACAGCTGCCCGCGCCGGGCCTGGGCGACGAGGCCCGCCCGCTGGTCCTCGATGCCTTCGCCCGGTCCGGCGCCGAGTGGCGCACCGGCTGCTCCCCGCTGTCCTACGACGGCACCACCCTGGGCCTGAGCGACGGCACCCGCCTCGAAGCGGCCACCGTGGTGTGGACGGGCGGCCTCACCGCGAGCCCGCTCACCGCCCGGTTCCCCGGCCCCCGCGACGGGCTGGGCCGGC is part of the Streptomyces katrae genome and harbors:
- a CDS encoding NAD(P)/FAD-dependent oxidoreductase; amino-acid sequence: MSRIVIAGGGFAGVWAAKAAARIRRQAGRAGEDVEITLIAPGEDLVIRPRLYEAGPERMRVPLDGVLAPIGVRRLRAEVTDVDLPGRRVLLAGPAGPVPFDRLVLATGSRVRKPALPGAGALHYIDTLDEAHALDRRLRSLAGLPDTPGRFTVVVVGSGLAGVELAGTLPERLAAYPGARIVLVERAQLPAPGLGDEARPLVLDAFARSGAEWRTGCSPLSYDGTTLGLSDGTRLEAATVVWTGGLTASPLTARFPGPRDGLGRLLVDEQLRLPEAEGVFAAGDTAAAAVEDGRTATQSCQYAIPSGATAGHNAVADLTGEPVAVFRPDPYVTCVDLGPSEAVLTTGWDRSLARSGADAKALKQHINTRLIYP